Proteins from one Rosa chinensis cultivar Old Blush chromosome 7, RchiOBHm-V2, whole genome shotgun sequence genomic window:
- the LOC112175635 gene encoding uncharacterized protein LOC112175635 isoform X4, with translation MVITIEDLRKNESWFCGSFLKMVDDVKAMATDPSEQQVLLTQMVLKDLMMNRNKPEAAFPLGFPKKKRSGSRGMQKQNQNQKQRIIIKFKRCVSATTGIASYSCSVSPDSGIVVNPDPLHDDQKQDLKLKLKLKSKKRCYSEIEQAGDEGFEDINSKRLRKGKNDKRVLPSVQSITEYFPKEELQDRIRGSDHPKPRARAIAISGKRNEIKISMTSFALSLLICFLSC, from the exons atggTGATCACGATTGAAGATTTGAGGAAAAATGAGAGCTGGTTTTGTGGGTCTTTCTTGAAAATGGTTGATGATGTGAAAGCCATGGCCACCGACCCATCTGAGCAACAAGTGCTTCTGACCCAGATGGTTTTGAAGGACTTGATGATGAATAGGAACAAACCAGAAGCAGCATTCCCACTTGGTTTTCCCAAAAAGAAGAGATCTGGATCTAGAGGGATG CAAAAgcagaatcagaatcagaagCAGAGGATCATCATCAAATTCAAACGCTGCGTCTCTGCCACTACAGGTATTGCTTCTTATTCTTGCTCTGTTTCCCCTGATTCTGGTATTGTTGTAAACCCAGACCCACTTCATGATGATCAGAAACaggatttgaaattgaaattgaaattgaagagcAAGAAGAGGTGCTACTCTGAAATCGAACAAGCAGGCGATGAAGGTTTCGAAGACATAAACTCGAAAAGGCTGAGAAAGGGAAAGAATGATAAGAGGGTGTTACCAAGTGTGCAATCGATCACTGAGTATTTTCCAAAGGAAGAATTGCAGGATCGTATTCGTG GATCAGATCACCCAAAGCCAAGAGCAAGAGCAATAGCAATATCAGGGAAGAGGAATGAGATCAAGATCAGTATGACCAGCTTTGCTTTGTCCTTGTTAATCTGCTTTCT GTCATGTTAA
- the LOC112175635 gene encoding uncharacterized protein LOC112175635 isoform X2 produces the protein MVITIEDLRKNESWFCGSFLKMVDDVKAMATDPSEQQVLLTQMVLKDLMMNRNKPEAAFPLGFPKKKRSGSRGMQKQNQNQKQRIIIKFKRCVSATTGIASYSCSVSPDSGIVVNPDPLHDDQKQDLKLKLKLKSKKRCYSEIEQAGDEGFEDINSKRLRKGKNDKRVLPSVQSITEYFPKEELQDRIRGSDHPKPRARAIAISGKRNEIKISMTSFALSLLICFLSFSMLFEFGGCIQFLLMFTWSC, from the exons atggTGATCACGATTGAAGATTTGAGGAAAAATGAGAGCTGGTTTTGTGGGTCTTTCTTGAAAATGGTTGATGATGTGAAAGCCATGGCCACCGACCCATCTGAGCAACAAGTGCTTCTGACCCAGATGGTTTTGAAGGACTTGATGATGAATAGGAACAAACCAGAAGCAGCATTCCCACTTGGTTTTCCCAAAAAGAAGAGATCTGGATCTAGAGGGATG CAAAAgcagaatcagaatcagaagCAGAGGATCATCATCAAATTCAAACGCTGCGTCTCTGCCACTACAGGTATTGCTTCTTATTCTTGCTCTGTTTCCCCTGATTCTGGTATTGTTGTAAACCCAGACCCACTTCATGATGATCAGAAACaggatttgaaattgaaattgaaattgaagagcAAGAAGAGGTGCTACTCTGAAATCGAACAAGCAGGCGATGAAGGTTTCGAAGACATAAACTCGAAAAGGCTGAGAAAGGGAAAGAATGATAAGAGGGTGTTACCAAGTGTGCAATCGATCACTGAGTATTTTCCAAAGGAAGAATTGCAGGATCGTATTCGTG GATCAGATCACCCAAAGCCAAGAGCAAGAGCAATAGCAATATCAGGGAAGAGGAATGAGATCAAGATCAGTATGACCAGCTTTGCTTTGTCCTTGTTAATCTGCTTTCT aTCATTCAGTATGCTCTTTGAGTTTGGGGGATGCATCCAATTTCTTCTTATGTTTACCTG GTCATGTTAA
- the LOC112175635 gene encoding uncharacterized protein LOC112175635 isoform X1: MVITIEDLRKNESWFCGSFLKMVDDVKAMATDPSEQQVLLTQMVLKDLMMNRNKPEAAFPLGFPKKKRSGSRGMQKQNQNQKQRIIIKFKRCVSATTGIASYSCSVSPDSGIVVNPDPLHDDQKQDLKLKLKLKSKKRCYSEIEQAGDEGFEDINSKRLRKGKNDKRVLPSVQSITEYFPKEELQDRIRGSDHPKPRARAIAISGKRNEIKISMTSFALSLLICFLSFSMLFEFGGCIQFLLMFTWYVSLHVLF, from the exons atggTGATCACGATTGAAGATTTGAGGAAAAATGAGAGCTGGTTTTGTGGGTCTTTCTTGAAAATGGTTGATGATGTGAAAGCCATGGCCACCGACCCATCTGAGCAACAAGTGCTTCTGACCCAGATGGTTTTGAAGGACTTGATGATGAATAGGAACAAACCAGAAGCAGCATTCCCACTTGGTTTTCCCAAAAAGAAGAGATCTGGATCTAGAGGGATG CAAAAgcagaatcagaatcagaagCAGAGGATCATCATCAAATTCAAACGCTGCGTCTCTGCCACTACAGGTATTGCTTCTTATTCTTGCTCTGTTTCCCCTGATTCTGGTATTGTTGTAAACCCAGACCCACTTCATGATGATCAGAAACaggatttgaaattgaaattgaaattgaagagcAAGAAGAGGTGCTACTCTGAAATCGAACAAGCAGGCGATGAAGGTTTCGAAGACATAAACTCGAAAAGGCTGAGAAAGGGAAAGAATGATAAGAGGGTGTTACCAAGTGTGCAATCGATCACTGAGTATTTTCCAAAGGAAGAATTGCAGGATCGTATTCGTG GATCAGATCACCCAAAGCCAAGAGCAAGAGCAATAGCAATATCAGGGAAGAGGAATGAGATCAAGATCAGTATGACCAGCTTTGCTTTGTCCTTGTTAATCTGCTTTCT aTCATTCAGTATGCTCTTTGAGTTTGGGGGATGCATCCAATTTCTTCTTATGTTTACCTGGTATGTTAGCTTACATGTGCTCTTTTAG
- the LOC112175635 gene encoding uncharacterized protein LOC112175635 isoform X3, whose product MVITIEDLRKNESWFCGSFLKMVDDVKAMATDPSEQQVLLTQMVLKDLMMNRNKPEAAFPLGFPKKKRSGSRGMQKQNQNQKQRIIIKFKRCVSATTGIASYSCSVSPDSGIVVNPDPLHDDQKQDLKLKLKLKSKKRCYSEIEQAGDEGFEDINSKRLRKGKNDKRVLPSVQSITEYFPKEELQDRIRGSDHPKPRARAIAISGKRNEIKISMTSFALSLLICFLLAVYVQQ is encoded by the exons atggTGATCACGATTGAAGATTTGAGGAAAAATGAGAGCTGGTTTTGTGGGTCTTTCTTGAAAATGGTTGATGATGTGAAAGCCATGGCCACCGACCCATCTGAGCAACAAGTGCTTCTGACCCAGATGGTTTTGAAGGACTTGATGATGAATAGGAACAAACCAGAAGCAGCATTCCCACTTGGTTTTCCCAAAAAGAAGAGATCTGGATCTAGAGGGATG CAAAAgcagaatcagaatcagaagCAGAGGATCATCATCAAATTCAAACGCTGCGTCTCTGCCACTACAGGTATTGCTTCTTATTCTTGCTCTGTTTCCCCTGATTCTGGTATTGTTGTAAACCCAGACCCACTTCATGATGATCAGAAACaggatttgaaattgaaattgaaattgaagagcAAGAAGAGGTGCTACTCTGAAATCGAACAAGCAGGCGATGAAGGTTTCGAAGACATAAACTCGAAAAGGCTGAGAAAGGGAAAGAATGATAAGAGGGTGTTACCAAGTGTGCAATCGATCACTGAGTATTTTCCAAAGGAAGAATTGCAGGATCGTATTCGTG GATCAGATCACCCAAAGCCAAGAGCAAGAGCAATAGCAATATCAGGGAAGAGGAATGAGATCAAGATCAGTATGACCAGCTTTGCTTTGTCCTTGTTAATCTGCTTTCT TCTTGCAGTTTATGTTCAACAGTAA